The genomic window GGCAGTACCGTATCGGAAGAAAATAGAAAAATATGATTTTAAACAATTAAGGTAATCATTTAATTTAATAAGAACTAATTTTAGGGGGAGAGCAGTCTAATGGAGACTAAGGTACTCAATGATAAGTTAGATATGGAATGGATCGAGCTTATACTAGAGGCAAAAAAATTAGGAGTTGAAAAAGAAGATGTTCGCGATTTCCTTCAAAATTACATTTTAAACGAGCCTTTACCTAATAAGTCGATATGCTAATACACGATAGAATAATAGTATAACCTCGAGTATTTCTTACAAGGATTTTTTTATTCCTTTTAAGAGATACTCTTTTTTTGTCTCTTTGCAATGTTAATTAGAAGTTCTATAGAGAGAACAAAAGTGTTCTAAATAAATTACAAAATAGTTAGAAAACAAGAGAAATATCAAGGAAACAAGCATAAAACGTTCTTTACATAGAAAAAATGGCCGTTTTTGGGGTTTTTAAAATTAAGGCTTTTGACATATACTCAAATCAGCAAGTTCGTTAAAGAGAACAAAAAACTTAATCTAACTTGGAATTGTTCCTTTTTATGAACAAAGCAACGGAATGTATTTGACTGAATTTGTTAGGAACCAAACTTAATATAACGAAAGTTTCAAGGGGTGAAAGTAATGAAGAAAGTAATGAAAGGATTAAGTAATGCAATTACGGTACTACTGTTTTTACTAGTAATATTGATGGCTGTTTTAGTAATTTCCTCTAAAGCTTCAGGAGGAGAGCCACAAATATTAGGATACCAGCTGAAAAATGTACTATCAGGATCAATGGAACCGACTTTTAAAACTGGTTCAATCATCGCTGTTAAACCTGCTGGAGATAAAACTAGATTCCAAAAGAATGATGTCATCACATACATGGAAGATGAACAAAAAATCGTTACTCATAGAGTCATTGATGTTGTAAAAAGAGGCGACCATGTAATGTATCAAACTAAAGGTGATAATAACGAACATCCAGATTCCAATCTCATTCTCTCAGAGAATGTAGTGGGTGAATACACAGGATTTTCGATTCCATATATAGGTTATTTTATAGACTTTGCAAAATCAAAAGCTGGAACAGCAGCTCTACTAATTGGGCCGGGAGTTTTATTACTCCTATATTCTGCAATATCAATATTTAAGGCTCTGAAAGAAATAGAGCATGCAACAAAGAGAAGAGATGAAAACCAGGGACCAGAAAAAACTGCTTAATTATGGTTGTTCTCCTTATGAAAACATAAGGATTTCAATAAAAAAACTACATACCTCGTAAAAAAACGAGGGAGAAACCAAGGAGGAAGAAAAATGTCAATCAAAAAGAAATTAGGTTTAGGAGTAGCATCAGCAGCACTAGGATTATCATTAATTGGTGGAGGAACTTGGGCAGCGTTTAACGATGTTGAAACAATGCAAAATCGTGTGCAGGCGGGAGTACTAAATTTGGAGATTGGTAATAAAGTTACAGGTGAAATGAAGGTAAAGAAATTGATTCCTGGGGATACAATGACTAGAGAATTCACTTTACAAAATCAAGGTAATCTAAATATTCCGGATGTTTGGTTAACAGTTGATCCTGCGGATGAAACAATTCCTGGCTTCTATGGTGAACTAGCAGTAACTATTCTTAATTCTGACAATCAAAACAAATTGGCAGGAATTACTCCAACAGGTGTACGTGATGACAACACGAAATATGTTTCTATGCAGGATTTAATTGATTATGCAAATAATAATAAATTTGATATTTCTAGTGACAATTTAAATAACGGAGATAAAGACTTTGACGGTAGAGATGCAGATACAATTAAAATCAAAGTTGAATTTGTTGATAAGAAGGCAGATACCGACGGTGATGGTGAATATGATCAAAATAAGTACCAAAATGCGGTTGCCGAATTTAACTTCAACTTCGAAGCAGTACAAGAAGCTGGTTCTGAAAGAGCAAACAACTAATAAAGGAATGAAAGGTGGGTTAATTAACCCACCTTTCTATATCTTGAATTTTCTTTATTAAAAAATTAATAGGAAGAAATGGTGAGTCAAATGACTATTAAAAAGAAATTAACTCTAGGCATTGCTAGTGCTGCTCTAGGACTTTCATTAGTAGGCGGAGGAACCTTTGCGGCATTTAATGATGTTGAGACAATGAACAATACCCTAAAATCAGGTGTTCTAGATCTTAAAGTAGACCCTTCTGTAATATTTAATGTTTCAAAATTAAAACCTGGTGACTATATGCTCCGTGATTTTAAAATTGAAAATATTGGAACATTAGACATTGAAAAAGTCCTCATGCATACTAGTATTGAAGTGAAGGATAGAGAAGGCAATATTGTTGATAGTGATTTTGCCTCACAATTTATAATTAATTTTTTAACTAGTGATCTGCAGCCTATCATAACACCTTGGGATAATGTATCACTACAGGACCTTAAGGGACTAACAGATAACGGAAAATCTCCAGATATTACAACATATTTAAAACAAGGGTTAATTGTACCGTTAAAGCCTGATTTACCGGTAGGAGATACTGATCATATAGTTGTGATGATAACATTTAAAAATGATGATAAGAAAGATAATGAGACAGGTTTATATTTTCAAAATGAATATCAAGGTTTAGATATGAAACTAACTCTTAATTTAGAAGCAACACAATACTCAGGGACAGAAAGGGAAAATAATTACCAATCACAAGAAACTCCAGATGCGATTACAATTACCGAGGTAAAAATAATAAAAAATGAATGGAAATGGCAAAATGAAAAACAAGGCTATAAGCTAAGTGCTCAAGTTGAATTTTCGTTCAGTGATGGAAATACAATTAAATCAAATACTGCAAATATAAATAATGCAAATCCAGCTGGGGAAAGTATTACCTTTACACAAAAGTATAAGAATAATGATTATTCTATTACTTTAGACATACCTTTTAATTAAAAGTAAAAAAACATCGAAAAGGTTATTCCCTCATCTCTATATTTATTGACACACATTCTTTTCTTTTTAAGGAAAGAAAGGAGTTCCTATGAGATTACAGTTATTAATCATTACATTTATATGTGCCTATGTAGTATTATTCCTTAAACCCATTAATATTCAAGCAAGTACCAACCAACAACCTAATATTGAAACAAAACCTAGTAACTATTTATTCGATGTGAAAAATATGTCACCTGGGGATTGGGCGACAAGGATTTTAACTATTCAAAACCGTGGAGAAAGTGATTTTAACTATAATACAGAATCTTATTTCAAAGATGGTTCAAAGAAACTTTACAATGAATTTCTTTTAAAAGTATGGGATTCGGAGGAAGTTTTATATA from Bacillus sp. DTU_2020_1000418_1_SI_GHA_SEK_038 includes these protein-coding regions:
- the sipW gene encoding signal peptidase I SipW; translation: MKKVMKGLSNAITVLLFLLVILMAVLVISSKASGGEPQILGYQLKNVLSGSMEPTFKTGSIIAVKPAGDKTRFQKNDVITYMEDEQKIVTHRVIDVVKRGDHVMYQTKGDNNEHPDSNLILSENVVGEYTGFSIPYIGYFIDFAKSKAGTAALLIGPGVLLLLYSAISIFKALKEIEHATKRRDENQGPEKTA
- a CDS encoding anti-repressor SinI family protein, whose product is METKVLNDKLDMEWIELILEAKKLGVEKEDVRDFLQNYILNEPLPNKSIC
- a CDS encoding TasA family protein encodes the protein MSIKKKLGLGVASAALGLSLIGGGTWAAFNDVETMQNRVQAGVLNLEIGNKVTGEMKVKKLIPGDTMTREFTLQNQGNLNIPDVWLTVDPADETIPGFYGELAVTILNSDNQNKLAGITPTGVRDDNTKYVSMQDLIDYANNNKFDISSDNLNNGDKDFDGRDADTIKIKVEFVDKKADTDGDGEYDQNKYQNAVAEFNFNFEAVQEAGSERANN
- a CDS encoding TasA family protein produces the protein MTIKKKLTLGIASAALGLSLVGGGTFAAFNDVETMNNTLKSGVLDLKVDPSVIFNVSKLKPGDYMLRDFKIENIGTLDIEKVLMHTSIEVKDREGNIVDSDFASQFIINFLTSDLQPIITPWDNVSLQDLKGLTDNGKSPDITTYLKQGLIVPLKPDLPVGDTDHIVVMITFKNDDKKDNETGLYFQNEYQGLDMKLTLNLEATQYSGTERENNYQSQETPDAITITEVKIIKNEWKWQNEKQGYKLSAQVEFSFSDGNTIKSNTANINNANPAGESITFTQKYKNNDYSITLDIPFN